The Pongo pygmaeus isolate AG05252 chromosome 11, NHGRI_mPonPyg2-v2.0_pri, whole genome shotgun sequence genome includes a region encoding these proteins:
- the ACKR3 gene encoding atypical chemokine receptor 3: MDLHLFDYSEPGNFSDISWPCNSSDCIVVDTVMCPNMPNKSVLLYMLSFIYIFIFVIGMIANSVVVWVNIQAKTTGYDTHCYILNLAIADLWVVLTIPVWVVSLVQHNQWPMGELTCKVTHLIFSINLFGSIFFLTCMSVDRYLSITYFTNTSSSRKKMVRRVVCILVWLLAFCVSLPDTYYLKTVTSASNNETYCRSFYPEHSIKEWLIGMELVSVVLGFAVPFSVIAVFYFLLARAISASGDQEKHSSRKIIFSYVVVFLICWLPYHVAVLLDIFSILHYIPFTCRLEHALFTALHVTQCLSLVHCCVNPVLYSFINRNYRYELMKAFIFKYSAKTGLTKLIDASRVSETEYSALEQSTK; the protein is encoded by the coding sequence ATGGATCTGCATCTCTTCGACTACTCAGAGCCAGGGAACTTCTCGGACATCAGCTGGCCGTGCAACAGCAGCGACTGCATCGTGGTGGACACGGTGATGTGCCCCAACATGCCCAACAAAAGCGTCCTGCTCTACATGCTCTCcttcatttacattttcatcTTCGTCATCGGCATGATTGCCAACTCCGTGGTGGTCTGGGTGAATATCCAGGCCAAGACCACAGGCTATGACACGCACTGCTACATCTTGAACCTGGCCATTGCCGACCTGTGGGTTGTCCTCACCATCCCAGTCTGGGTGGTCAGCCTCGTGCAGCACAACCAGTGGCCTATGGGCGAGCTCACATGCAAAGTCACACACCTCATCTTCTCCATCAACCTCTTCGGCAGCATTTTCTTCCTCACGTGCATGAGCGTGGACCGCTACCTTTCCATCACCTACTTCACCAACACCtccagcagcaggaagaagaTGGTACGCCGTGTCGTCTGCATCCTGGTGTGGCTGCTGGCCTTCTGCGTGTCTCTGCCTGACACCTACTACCTGAAGACCGTCACGTCTGCATCCAACAATGAGACCTACTGCCGGTCCTTCTACCCCGAGCACAGCATCAAGGAGTGGCTGATCGGCATGGAGCTGGTCTCCGTTGTCTTGGGCTTCGCCGTTCCTTTCTCCGTCATTGCTGTCTTCTACTTCCTGCTGGCCAGAGCCATCTCGGCGTCCGGTGACCAGGAGAAGCACAGCAGCCGGAAAATCATCTTCTCCTACGTGGTGGTGTTCCTCATCTGCTGGCTGCCCTACCACGTGGCGGTGCTGCTGGACATCTTCTCCATCCTGCACTACATCCCTTTCACCTGCCGGCTGGAGCACGCCCTCTTCACGGCCCTGCATGTCACACAGTGCCTGTCGCTGGTGCACTGCTGCGTCAACCCTGTCCTCTACAGCTTCATCAATCGAAACTACAGGTACGAGCTGATGAAGGCCTTCATCTTCAAGTACTCGGCCAAAACAGGGCTCACCAAGCTCATCGATGCCTCCAGAGTCTCAGAAACGGAGTACTCTGCCTTGGAGCAGAGCACCAAATGA
- the LOC129031631 gene encoding uncharacterized protein LOC129031631, translated as MAGLSSWDAVTFGGRHFKEKRRCLRGVQKLTNTDVVIIVRRTQILLGQGPILMPSVNLNYFRRGPTSNIATLGGPHPEDPVTGSPKLTLAEPTASLNKELTQIFWLIQEEYCTRNKFKLRCSLSATTFAEKTCSPPSLPRACSQDSYWLACSFLVGPSSLTPDPLVLSLIMDIGWHPRLPPANGVETLLLDPASCAGWRRRTNSPGTKGTFSETGFPDTRGTALLLCLHPLEMASDHPCPWASGVVPGQA; from the exons ATGGCAGGCCTCAGTTCCTGGGATGCCGTCACTTTTGGGGGTAGACACTTTAAGGAAAAGCGGAGGTGTCTGAGAGGTGTTCAGAAGTTGACCAACACTGATGTTGTCATCATTGTGCG GAGGACACAAATCCTATTGGGTCAGGGCCCCATCCTTATGCCCTCagttaaccttaattacttccgtAGAGGCCCTACTTCAAATATAGCCACACTGGGG GGCCCACACCCCGAGGACCCTGTGACTGGCAGCCCCAAGCTGACACTGGCTGAGCCCACAGCCAGCCTAAACAAGGAGTTAACACAGATTTTTTGGTTAATACAAGAAGAATATTGTACAAG GAACAAGTTCAAACTTCGTTGTAGTCTTTCTGCAACTACCTTTGCTGAGAAGACGTgttctcctccctctctgccaCGTGCCTGCTCACAGGACAGTTACTGGTTGGCTTGCTCCTTTTTG GTAGGACCTTCCAGCCTCACCCCAGATCCACTGGTCCTCAGCCTGATCATGGACATTGGATGGCATCCCCGTCTGCCTCCTGCCAATGGAGTGGAGACACTCCTCTTGGACCCTGCTTCCTGCgctggctggagaaggaggaCCAATAGCCCTGGCACCAAGGGCACCTTTTCTGAGACTGGCTTTCCTGACACAAGGGGCACTGCTCTGCTTTTGTGTCTGCACCCTTTGGAGATGGCCTCTGACCATCCCTGTCCCTGGGCTTCTGGGGTGGTGCCTGGCCAGGCTTAG